From one Trifolium pratense cultivar HEN17-A07 linkage group LG1, ARS_RC_1.1, whole genome shotgun sequence genomic stretch:
- the LOC123918838 gene encoding protein SLOW WALKER 1: MEEARIKTFPVKPKLKTKPRTQQQTPESKYWSSFKTQQIPKQFPIHSIDYSPTPPHSFVLANSTTLHIFNSKTLSETSQINFKDTVSCVSFRNDARLIAASDLSGLVQVFDFNERRRIRHLQSHTRPVRFVHYPRHDKLHLVSGGDDALVKYWDVAEAKVIHQFNGHKDYVRCGHSSPVNSDTFVTGSYDHLVKLWDVRVRDSSKSSMDINHGCPVEDVVFLPSGGMIATAGGNSVKLWDVIGGGKLLYSMESHNKTVTSICVGRIGKDSVDESNQYRIMSVGLDGYFKVFDYGSMKVTHSMRFPAPLVSLGYSPDCLTRVIGTSNGMIYASKRKVKVDENDKGIVASEGSSIWRIRPLESTEKKVLKTTDFRYFQRGQGEKPSEGDYLVMRPKKVKLTAHDKLLNKFRHGDALVCVLEGKNPGHVVAVMEELVSRKKLLRCVSDLDSEKLELLLAFLHKYCTVPKYSSLLMGLANKVIEMRADDIRASETLKKHIRNLKSTVEAEIRIQQSLQEIQGIISPLLRIAGRR; encoded by the coding sequence atggAAGAAGCAAGAATCAAAACCTTCCCAGTTAAACCAAAACTCAAAACGAAACCAAGAACACAACAACAAACACCAGAATCCAAATACTGGTCCTCTTTCAAAACCCAACAAATCCCTAAACAATTCCCAATCCATTCCATCGACTACTCACCAACTCCACCTCACTCCTTCGTCCTCGCTAACTCCACCACTCTTCACATCTTCAATTCCAAAACCCTTTCCGAAACCTCCCAAATCAACTTCAAAGACACAGTCTCATGTGTTTCGTTCCGTAACGACGCTCGTCTTATTGCTGCTTCCGATCTCTCCGGTCTCGTTCAGGTTTTCGATTTCAACGAACGTCGTCGTATCCGTCATCTTCAATCTCATACTCGTCCCGTTAGGTTTGTTCATTATCCTCGTCATGATAAGCTTCATCTTGTTTCCGGTGGTGATGATGCTCTTGTTAAGTATTGGGATGTAGCTGAGGCCAAAGTCATTCATCAATTTAACGGTCATAAGGATTATGTCAGGTGTGGTCATTCATCGCCGGTTAATTCTGATACTTTTGTTACTGGCTCTTATGATCATCTTGTTAAGCTTTGGGATGTTAGGGTTAGGGATTCGTCCAAGTCTTCCATGGATATTAATCATGGTTGTCCTGTTGAGGATGTTGTTTTCTTGCCATCTGGTGGGATGATTGCGACGGCGGGTGGGAATTCTGTTAAGCTGTGGGATGTTATTGGAGGAGGGAAGCTTTTGTATTCGATGGAGAGTCATAATAAGACAGTGACTTCGATTTGTGTTGGTCGAATTGGGAAGGATTCCGTTGATGAATCAAATCAATATAGGATTATGAGTGTTGGTTTGGATGGTTATTTTAAGGTGTTTGATTATGGTTCTATGAAGGTTACTCATTCTATGAGGTTCCCTGCGCCTCTTGTGTCTCTTGGTTATTCGCCGGATTGTTTGACTAGGGTGATAGGAACTTCTAATGGGATGATTTATGCTTCAAAGAGGAAGGTAAAGGTGGATGAGAATGACAAGGGGATTGTGGCGAGTGAGGGTAGTTCCATTTGGCGAATTAGGCCTTTGGAGAGTACCGAGAAGAAGGTTTTGAAAACTACTGACTTTAGGTATTTTCAAAGAGGGCAAGGAGAGAAACCGTCTGAGGGTGATTACTTGGTTATGAGGCCGAAGAAGGTGAAGTTGACTGCACATGATAAGCTTTTGAATAAGTTTAGACATGGGGATGCTCTTGTGTGTGTGTTGGAAGGTAAGAATCCTGGCCATGTAGTCGCTGTGATGGAGGAATTGGTGTCGAGGAAGAAATTGTTGAGGTGTGTTTCTGATTTGGATTCGGAGAAGCTGGAACTGCTTTTGGCTTTCTTGCATAAGTATTGTACTGTGCCTAAGTATTCTAGTTTGTTGATGGGATTGGCCAATAAGGTTATTGAAATGAGGGCTGATGATATTAGGGCTTCTGAAACTCTCAAGAAGCATATAAGAAATCTCAAGAGCACTGTCGAGGCGGAGATTCGGATTCAACAGTCTTTGCAAGAGATACAGGGGATAATTTCTCCTTTGCTGAGGATTGCtggaagaagatga